In Halogeometricum sp. S1BR25-6, a single genomic region encodes these proteins:
- a CDS encoding Cdc6/Cdc18 family protein, protein MPNASDDLFTREDPIFANKELLEINHLPGEGRIVGRDDEISNLATAVNPAIFGQSPSNVLIYGKTGTGKSLCAKYVSQRLVETASEEAVKATFAYVDCAQDTTETQAVQTIADSVNRSEVTGIKVPDKGLSTSTYYKRLWRILDAQYDVVLIILDEIDKLSDDDILMQLSRAGEAGKIDQCKLGVIGISNKIQYKDRMDERVKSSLCEREFVFPPYDANQLRDIMDARSDAFRDGVLDASTIPRAAALAAREHGDARKAIDILRYAGEIAQSTAAPTVREEFVTQARERAETDRFRELIRGSTPHSRYVLQALAMLSLSNDRKDGFRTSRVYEVYENICTGQGSDSLSLRRVRDLLKEHAFLDIIEQSKHSGGSAEGSYTKHQLLEDPQVVRDVLTENVES, encoded by the coding sequence ATGCCGAACGCCAGCGACGACCTCTTCACCCGGGAGGACCCCATCTTCGCCAACAAGGAACTCCTCGAGATAAACCACCTGCCGGGCGAGGGACGCATCGTCGGCCGCGACGACGAGATATCCAACCTCGCGACGGCGGTCAACCCCGCCATCTTCGGGCAGAGTCCGAGCAACGTCCTCATCTACGGGAAGACGGGGACCGGCAAGTCGCTCTGTGCGAAGTACGTCTCACAGCGTCTCGTCGAAACCGCGAGTGAGGAAGCCGTGAAAGCGACCTTCGCCTACGTGGACTGCGCGCAGGACACGACCGAGACCCAGGCGGTCCAGACTATCGCCGACAGCGTCAACCGCTCGGAGGTAACCGGAATCAAGGTCCCCGACAAGGGTCTCAGCACGTCGACGTACTACAAGCGCCTCTGGCGCATCCTCGACGCGCAGTACGACGTCGTCCTCATCATCCTCGACGAGATAGACAAACTGAGCGACGACGACATCCTGATGCAACTCTCGCGCGCGGGCGAGGCCGGGAAGATAGACCAGTGCAAACTGGGCGTCATCGGGATCAGCAACAAGATACAGTACAAAGACCGGATGGACGAACGGGTCAAATCGAGCCTCTGCGAACGCGAGTTCGTCTTTCCGCCGTACGACGCGAACCAACTCCGCGACATCATGGACGCCCGCAGCGACGCCTTCCGCGACGGCGTGTTGGACGCCTCAACGATTCCGCGGGCCGCGGCGCTCGCCGCCCGCGAACACGGCGACGCGCGGAAAGCAATCGACATCCTCCGGTACGCCGGCGAGATAGCGCAATCGACGGCCGCTCCGACGGTCCGCGAGGAGTTCGTCACGCAGGCGCGCGAACGGGCGGAGACCGACCGCTTCCGGGAACTCATCCGCGGGTCGACGCCGCACTCCCGGTACGTCCTCCAAGCGCTTGCGATGCTGTCGCTCTCGAACGACCGCAAGGACGGCTTCAGAACCAGTCGAGTCTACGAGGTGTACGAAAACATCTGCACGGGTCAGGGCTCCGATAGCCTGTCACTCAGACGGGTCCGCGACCTCCTGAAAGAACACGCGTTCCTCGACATCATCGAGCAGTCGAAACACAGCGGTGGGAGCGCCGAAGGGAGCTACACGAAACACCAGTTGCTCGAAGACCCGCAGGTCGTCAGAGACGTACTGACCGAAAACGTCGAGTCGTGA